In Erigeron canadensis isolate Cc75 chromosome 1, C_canadensis_v1, whole genome shotgun sequence, a single window of DNA contains:
- the LOC122603710 gene encoding ubiquitin-conjugating enzyme E2 variant 1D, which produces MTLGSGGSSVVVPRNFRLLEELERGEKGIGDGTVSYGMDDGDDIYMRSWTGTIIGPHNSVHEGRIYQLKLFCDKDYPEKPPTVRFHSRVNMTCVNHETGVVEPKKFGILGNWQREYTMEDILIRLKKEMATAHNRKLVQPPEGTHF; this is translated from the exons TGCCTAGAAATTTCAGATTGTTGGAGGAGCTTGAGCGCGGGGAAAAGGGTATTGGAGATGGGACCGTGAGTTATGGAAtggatgatggtgatgatattTATATGCGATCTTGGACCGGTACCATTATTGGCCCTCACAAT TCTGTACATGAAGGGCGAATATACCAATTGAAGCTGTTTTGTGACAAAGATTATCCAGAGAAGCCTCCTACTGTTCGTTTCCATTCACGGGTTAACATGACCTGTGTCAACCATGAAACTGGCGTG GTGGAACCGAAGAAGTTTGGGATACTAGGGAACTGGCAAAGAGAGTACACTATGGAAGATATATTGATTCGGTTGAAGAAAGAGATGGCAACTGCCCACAATCGCAAGCTTGTTCAACCACCAGAAGGCACTCATTTCTAG